A part of Ziziphus jujuba cultivar Dongzao chromosome 8, ASM3175591v1 genomic DNA contains:
- the LOC112491010 gene encoding SKP1-like protein 10 yields MSASVSNSNNVLMKSSDDGIFEVKEAAAVKSETIKNINDDMGTDDIIPVAEVDGSTLSMVIEWCNKHSTNSKISEELKKWDAEFFMKEDDELYHLLMAAKYLCVGELEEQLIQRLVGMIKGKKVEAILCPVSVFFHSFRDLSHNDLTRTVP; encoded by the exons ATGTCTGCATCAGTGAGCAACAGTAACAATGTTTTGATGAAGAGCTCAGACGATGGGATCTTCGAGGTAAAAGAAGCCGCGGCAGTGAAGTCCGAAACCATCAAGAACATCAATGACGACATGGGCACCGACGACATTATTCCGGTGGCCGAGGTTGACGGATCCACGCTGAGCATGGTCATTGAGTGGTGCAATAAGCACAGTACGAACAGCAAAATCAGCGAAGAACTTAAGAAATGGGACGCCGAGTTTTTTATGAAGGAGGATGACGAACTTTATCATCTCCTGATGGCTGCAAAATATCTTTGTGTTGGGGAATTGGAGGAGCAATTGATTCAGAGGCTTGTTGGCATGATCAAAGGCAAGAAAGTGGAGGCGATTC TGTGTCCTGTTTCTGTCTTTTTTCATTCTTTCAGAGATTTATCACATAATGACTTGACACGAACAGTTCCGTGA
- the LOC107413832 gene encoding LOW QUALITY PROTEIN: vacuolar protein-sorting-associated protein 33 homolog (The sequence of the model RefSeq protein was modified relative to this genomic sequence to represent the inferred CDS: deleted 1 base in 1 codon; substituted 3 bases at 3 genomic stop codons), which produces MAQIPNLDNAPLNLRSLREHSQKELVNILKNIRGKKCLVIDQKLSGSLSVIIQTSLLKEHGVELRHLSAEPIQADSTKVVYLVRSQLSLMKYISSHVNTDISKGLQREYYVYFVPRRAVGCEKILEEENIHRLLTIGEYPLYIVPLDEDVLSFELDLAYKECQVEGDTNSLWHIAKAIHKLEFSFGVIPNVRAKGKAPVRVAEILNXMQAEEPVNSPEMVVPEINTLILLDREVDMVTPMCSQLTYEGLLDEFLRINNGSVELDSSIMGVQQEGRKIKVPLNSSDKLFKEIRDLNFEVVVQILXQKATSMKQDFTDMTTTTQTVSELKDFVKKLNSLPEMTRHINLAQHLSTFTSKPSFLAQLDMEHTIVEAQSYDICFEYIEEMIHKQEPLINVLRLLILFSITNSGLPKKNFDYLRRELLHSYGFEHMGTLNNLEKAGLLKKQETKSNWLTVKRALQLVVEDTDTVNPNDISYVFSGYAPLSIRLVQHAIRSGWRPIEEILKLLPGPHSDLKRGRFSSSPSFDTLLGSSASIDKVADGRRSLVLVVFIGGVTFTEISALXYLCAQEGMAYDLIVGTIKIVSGHTLTESFVEKFG; this is translated from the exons CTCAACCTCAGATCCCTAAG GGAACATTCTCAGAAGGAGCTCGTAAACATCCTCAAGAAT ATTAGAGGAAAGAAGTGTTTGGTCATTGATCAGAAGCTTAGTGGCTCTCTCTCAGTGATTATCCAGACTTCACTTCTTAAG GAGCATGGGGTTGAATTGCGACATCTTTCAGCCGAACCTATTCAAGCCGATTCTACCAAAGTGGTTTATCTTGTCCGGTCTCAGCTTAGTTTGATGAAATATATTAGTTCCCATGTCAATACTGATATATCTAAAGGTCTTCAGAGGGAATATTATGTCTATTTTGTCCCCCGCCGTGCAGTTGGTTGTGAGAAG ATCCTCGAGGAGGAAAACATCCACCGCTTGTTGACTATAGGAGAGTACCCATTGTACATAGTTCCATTGGATGAGGATGTTTTATCATTTGAGCTTGATCTAGCTTACAAA GAATGCCAAGTTGAAGGTGATACAAACTCACTTTGGCATATTGCAAAGGCTATACACAAGCTAGAG TTTTCTTTTGGGGTAATACCAAATGTGAGGGCCAAAGGAAAAGCACCAGTACGTGTTGCTGAAATTCTAAACTGAATGCAAGCAGAGGAACCAGTTAACTCACCTGAG ATGGTGGTGCCAGAGATAAATACACTTATCCTTTTAGATAGGGAg GTGGACATGGTTACTCCTATGTGTTCTCAATTGACATACGAGGGACTTCTTGACGAG TTTCTACGCATCAATAATGGGTCTGTGGAACTTGATTCATCTATCATGGGTGTCCAACAAGAGGGGAGA AAAATCAAAGTTCCGCTTAATTCTAG TGACAAGCTGTTTAAGGAGATTCGAGATCTCAACTTTGAAGTCGTTGTCCAG ATTCTTTGACAAAAAGCAACATCCATGAAGCAGGACTTCACAGATATGACAACAACT ACCCAGACAGTTTCGGAATTGAAGGACTTTGTAAAAAAGCTGAATTCATTGCCAGAAATGACT AGGCATATAAATCTTGCCCAGCATTTGTCAACTTTTACATCAAAGCCATCATTTCTTGCACAACTGGACATGGAACACACTATTGTTGAGGCTCAGAGTTATGACAT atgctttgagtacaTTGAAGAAATGATCCATAAGCAGGAACCACTGATAAATGTCCTACGTCTTCTCATCTTATTTTCTATCACTAATTCAGGGTTGCCTAAGAAGAATTTTGACTATTTGAG GAGAGAACTACTCCACAGTTATGGATTTGAACATATGGGTACTTTGAATAACCTAGAAAAAGCTGGATTGCTGAAAAAACAG GAGACCAAAAGCAACTGGCTGACTGTCAAACGTGCTCTGCAACTTGTAGTTGAAGACACTGACACAGTAAA CCCTAATGATATTTCATACGTCTTTTCTGGATATGCACCTCTTAGTATTCGCCTTGTTCAACATGCTATTCGATCTGGATG GCGTCCTATTGAAGAAATTTTGAAGCTTTTGCCTGGACCTCATTCAGACCTAAAGCGA GGAAGGTTCTCAAGTAGTCCATCATTTGATACCTTGCTGGGATCTTCAGCCAGCATAGACAA GGTAGCGGATGGAAGGCGCTCCCTAGTACTTGTTGTCTTCATTGGAGGTGTAACATTTACAGAGATTTCTGCTCTTTGATATCTTTGTGCTCAg GAAGGGATGGCATATGATTTAATTGTTGGGACAATAAAAATTGTCAGCGGTCATACATTGACTGAATCATTTGTGGAGAAGTTTGGTTGA